Proteins co-encoded in one Kribbella qitaiheensis genomic window:
- a CDS encoding DUF305 domain-containing protein, whose amino-acid sequence MTHTTRTTAATATAIIAGALALAGCSSSTDHGSMPGMSQPTSSATSTTPVTTAAPVGDHNDADVKFATDMIPHHQQAVQMADMTVTKATTLAVKELAAGIKAAQDPELKQMSAWLTSWGAPVPSSMAGHDMSGSMPGMMSMDEMASLDKATGAAFERMWLQMMIKHHQGAVAMAKTEQTTGNATAAIALAKKIETGQTGEIDTMQKLLVHYTGR is encoded by the coding sequence CCGGCGCACTGGCTTTGGCCGGCTGCAGCAGCTCCACCGATCACGGCTCGATGCCGGGCATGTCCCAGCCCACCTCGTCAGCCACCAGTACGACTCCGGTCACCACCGCGGCACCGGTGGGTGACCACAATGATGCGGACGTCAAGTTCGCCACCGACATGATCCCTCACCACCAGCAAGCCGTTCAGATGGCCGATATGACGGTCACCAAGGCCACCACTTTGGCAGTGAAGGAGTTGGCGGCCGGTATCAAGGCCGCTCAGGATCCCGAGCTCAAGCAGATGTCGGCCTGGCTCACCAGTTGGGGTGCTCCGGTCCCGAGCTCGATGGCCGGCCACGACATGTCAGGGTCGATGCCGGGAATGATGAGCATGGACGAGATGGCCAGCCTGGACAAGGCCACCGGGGCGGCGTTCGAGCGGATGTGGCTGCAGATGATGATCAAGCACCACCAGGGCGCGGTCGCGATGGCCAAGACCGAACAAACCACCGGCAACGCCACCGCGGCGATCGCGCTGGCGAAGAAGATCGAGACCGGCCAGACCGGCGAGATCGACACCATGCAGAAACTCCTGGTCCACTACACCGGTCGCTGA